The proteins below come from a single bacterium genomic window:
- a CDS encoding zinc ribbon domain-containing protein has protein sequence MPIYEYRCTHCGHTFEAFQRMGADGQDLTCPQCQAAKPEKIFSAFAASAATGGLNPGGAALSACGGNSGFS, from the coding sequence ATGCCGATCTATGAATATCGTTGCACCCATTGCGGACATACGTTCGAAGCGTTTCAGAGAATGGGCGCGGACGGGCAGGATTTAACCTGTCCCCAATGCCAGGCGGCCAAGCCTGAAAAGATCTTTTCCGCCTTTGCCGCATCCGCTGCCACCGGTGGCTTGAACCCAGGAGGTGCGGCCCTTTCAGCATGCGG